A single region of the Vicia villosa cultivar HV-30 ecotype Madison, WI linkage group LG4, Vvil1.0, whole genome shotgun sequence genome encodes:
- the LOC131596551 gene encoding B3 domain-containing protein Os03g0619800-like has translation MEGGGGGQSRNSFKSWQEEIYWTHFQFIHFTQFLHKDFQQQLALPKTFSNNVKKRLPKNVTLKGPSGVVYNVELTTRDDTFYFTNGWQRFVKDHSLKENDFLVFKYNGKSHFEVLIFDGESFCEKAASYFVGKYELAQTEQGDGKAKETNNSVEEVNIVSNDGVECGSREKFRHINNIGTPLAAPFETTNGKTFNAGVEFASPEQVMADAVTKTASAAFPSQPTGKRTKRPDNEATDVQNNRRGTSPVAGWKTDFFSMLSAKHGVASPETSKDMPMNPKVSSKRKNKVDLSDTLKKIGQEAVLSSEFKKSGGASNTLKKIRQEAVLSTELNKSGEASNTLKKKGQEAVLSTDLKKSGEASNSSKKIGQEAVLSTDLKKSGEASNTLKKIGQEAVLSTESKKSDEASNTMKKIGICSMSKTAHKKLATPKRHLVEDELSSQAKADLKMLASLEKQKAAEALNSPFPNFVTIMKKLNVCGSRTLRIPQEFASAHLPDYKTELTLRNPRGKCWTVNSIPDSKGGKAHTLCGGWMAFVRDNGINIGDTCIFELVSNLVFQVHISRVGKEDLDNQNGTVKPNDAPSTC, from the exons AtggaaggaggaggaggagggcaAAGCCGCAACAGCTTCAAATCATGGCAGGAAGAAATTTACTGGACCCATTTCCAGTTCATCCATTTCACTCAATTTCTTCACAAAGATTTCCAACAACAACTT GCACTTCCCAAAACATTTTCGAACAATGTAAAGAAGAGGTTGCCAAAAAATGTGACCCTTAAAGGTCCTAGTGGAGTTGTGTATAATGTAGAACTGACAACTAGAGACGATACTTTTTACTTCACGAACGGTTGGCAACGATTCGTGAAAGACCACTCTTTGAAAGAGAATGATTTCCTTGTCTTTAAGTACAATGGTAAATCACACTTTGAGGTTTTAATCTTTGATGGAGAAAGCTTTTGCGAGAAAGCAGCTTCTTATTTTGTTGGAAAATACGAACTTGCTCAAACTGAACAAGGGGATGGCAAGGCAAAGGAAACAAACAATTCTGTTGAAGAAGTCAATATTGTTTCTAATGATGGTGTTGAATGTGGTTCGCGTGAGAAATTTCGGCATATTAACAATATAGGAACACCATTAGCCGCACCTTTTGAAACTACCAATGGAAAGACTTTTAATGCTGGTGTTGAATTTGCTTCACCGGAGCAGGTCATGGCCGATGCAGTCACTAAGACCGCATCAGCAGCGTTTCCCTCCCAACCAACCGGTAAACGGACCAAGAGGCCTGATAATGAGGCTACAGATGTCCAGAATAACCGGCGAGGAACATCACCAGTAGCAG GTTGGAAAACTGACTTTTTTAGTATGCTTAGCGCAAAACACGGTGTCGCTTCCCCTGAGACTTCTAAAGATATGCCAATGAATCCTAAAGTCAGCTCAAAACGCAAAAACAAAGTTGATCTGTCGGATACTTTGAAGAAGATTGGTCAAGAAGCTGTTTTATCCTCCGAATTTAAGAAATCCGGTGGAGCTTCAAATACTTTGAAGAAGATTCGTCAAGAAGCTGTTTTATCCACCGAGTTGAACAAATCTGGTGAAGCTTCAAATACTTTGAAGAAGAAAGGTCAAGAAGCTGTTTTATCCACCGACTTGAAGAAATCTGGTGAAGCTTCAAATTCTTCGAAGAAGATTGGTCAAGAAGCTGTTTTATCCACTGACTTGAAGAAATCTGGTGAAGCTTCAAATACTTTGAAGAAGATTGGCCAAGAAGCTGTTTTATCAACCGAATCGAAGAAATCTGACGAAGCTTCAAATACTATGAAGAAAATTGGGATTTGCTCCATGTCGAAAACTGCtcataaaaagttgg CTACACCGAAGAGACATCTTGTTGAAGATGAACTAAGCTCCCAGGCTAAAGCTGATTTGAAAATGTTGGCTTCACTCGAAAAACAAAAAGCAGCTGAAGCTCTTAATTCCCCATTTCCTAATTTTGTGACAATCATGAAGAAGTTAAATGTCTGTGGATCACGCACTTTG AGAATCCCACAGGAGTTCGCTTCTGCTCATCTCCCCGACTACAAAACAGAACTTACACTTCGTAATCCAAGAGGCAAATGTTGGACTGTGAACTCCATCCCAGATTCTAAAGGGGGAAAAGCTCACACTTTGTGTGGGGGATGGATGGCCTTTGTTCGTGATAATGGCATAAATATTGGCGACACGTGCATTTTCGAGCTCGTTTCGAATCTTGTTTTCCAGGTTCATATATCTCGAGTCGGAAAGGAAGATCTTGACAATCAAAATGGGACTGTGAAACCTAATGATGCTCCATCTACCTGCTAA
- the LOC131594173 gene encoding probable E3 ubiquitin-protein ligase RHC1A isoform X2: MSSSRDTHWCYNCMKSVRLGRRRAVCSGCDGGFVQDLDDMVHGSPPDFHGVDSDEEFGQRFSRQGGIEALLNGTPGVGVTRDNSGDYFIGPGVTELFEQLSANDQRGPPPASRSSIAAIPTVKIASKHLQSDPSCPVCQDDFELGSEAKQMPCKHMFHSDCIVPWLVQHNTCPVCRQELPPQGSSGHRSSSRNGGRRRNPFSFLWPFGSSNSRSNNRAME; this comes from the exons ATGTCGAGTAGTAGGGATACTCATTGGTGTTATAATTGCATGAAGTCGGTTCGATTGGGACGACGACGTGCGGTTTGCTCTGGTTGTGACGGGGGATTTGTTCAAGATCTCGATGATATGGTTCATGGTAGCCCTCCAGACTTTCATGGAGTGGACAGCGATGAAGAATTTGGACAAAG GTTTTCTAGACAAGGCGGCATTGAAGCTCTCTTAAACGGGACTCCAGGAGTTGGTGTGACAAGAGATAACTCGGGTGACTATTTTATAGGTCCTGGAGTTACAGAACTGTTTGAACAGCTTTCGGCTAATGACCAGCGAGGTCCCCCTCCTGCATCGCGGTCTTCCATAGCTGCAATACCTACTGTTAAGATTGCGTCAAAGCATCTTCAGTCGGATCCATCATGTCCGGTATGCCAAGATGACTTTGAGCTGGGGTCCGAAGCAAAACAAATGCCGTGTAAGCATATGTTTCATTCAGATTGTATTGTCCCGTGGTTGGTTCAGCATAATACCTGCCCTGTTTGCCGTCAAGAATTGCCACCACAAGGATCAAGCGGTCACCGTAGCTCAAGTAGAAATGGTGGAAGAAGGAGAAATCCTTTTTCCTTTTTGTGGCCTTTTGGCTCTTCTAATTCTAGAAGTAACAATAGAGCAATGGAATGA
- the LOC131596552 gene encoding B3 domain-containing protein Os01g0723500-like → MACKCKGSLNVRKPQFYEVYSSSSSFETLKIPNGFVCQMEGRTGGLVSLTGPSGNTWQVRLVEQGNYLFFHQGWSTFTEDHHLEYGDLLVFRYEGDLHFTVQVFGKNACEKEAAFHSQCNLNSFNLDNIEGLKRDAEEISSLDVVGGVQKKMRRGTVENQELELTIVGREPPQCEVIKPLRMIRDTEETYGECSASAVPFHAKNSNEDEAILSGASLSKLSAHDEKKIAQSFTSSFPYFVKIIKTFNVSGSYTLNIPYQFSMAHLPNCKIKIILHNLKGEHWTVNSVPTTRVHTSHTMCGGWMAFVRGNSIKVGDVCIFELIRECELRVRIAEVGKDGLDCQVGKLAFSMLRARHDVACRKTANYMSKNPKVSTKSRNKVDLSDKRLSKIGQEVVLSSRASNTSKKMGVGPKSKAAKKKLAVPRKHSVEDELSSQAKAGLRMLFALDEQRVAEAFTSDFPNFVKIMKMFNVSGSYTLKIPYQFSAAHLPADKTEVTLRNSRGECWTVNSVPDANGRTIHTFCGGWMAFVRDNDINFGDTCIFELVSHYVMQVYISGVGKEGLDHQNGHVKLITN, encoded by the exons ATGGCTTGTAAGTGTAAGGGGAGCTTGAATGTGAGAAAACCTCAGTTCTATGAGGTGTATTCGTCTTCTTCTAGCTTTGAAACTCTG AAAATTCCAAATGGTTTTGTCTGTCAAATGGAAGGCAGGACGGGTGGATTAGTTTCATTAACTGGTCCTAGTGGAAATACTTGGCAAGTTCGATTAGTTGAGCAGGGAAATTATCTCTTCTTCCATCAGGGATGGTCAACATTTACGGAAGATCATCATTTAGAATACGGTGACCTTTTGGTTTTCAGATACGAGGGTGACTTGCATTTCACCGTGCAAGTGTTTGGTAAGAATGCGTGCGAGAAAGAAGCAGCATTTCATTCTCAGTGCAATCTAAATTCATTCAACTTAGATAATATTGAAGGACTAAAAAGGGATGCCGAGGAGATTTCTTCTTTGGATGTTGTTGGAGGTGTTCAGAAGAAAATGAGGCGTGGCACAGTTGAGAACCAGGAGCTTGAGCTGACTATTGTTGGTAGAGAACCACCCCAGTGTGAGGTAATTAAACCACTTCGAATGATCAGAGACACAGAAGAAACCTACGGAGAATGTTCTGCTAGTGCTGTTCCTTTTCACGCTAAAAATAGTAATGAAGATGAAG CCATTCTCAGCGGAGCTTCGTTGTCAAAGCTATCAGCACATGATGAGAAAAAGATAGCCCAGTCATTTACCTCCTCTTTtccatattttgttaaaataattaaaaccttCAATGTCAGTGGTTCATATACTCTG AATATACCATATCAATTTTCGATGGCACATCTTCCAAACTGCAAGATAAAGATTATTCTTCATAATTTGAAGGGAGAACACTGGACTGTTAATTCTGTTCCAACAACTAGAGTGCATACAAGTCACACTATGTGTGGAGGATGGATGGCTTTTGTTCGAGGTAATAGTATAAAGGTTGGAGATGTCTGCATTTTCGAACTTATACGTGAGTGTGAATTACGTGTTCGCATCGCTGAGGTTGGAAAAGATGGGCTAGACTGCCAAGTTGGAAAACTAGCTTTTAGTATGCTTAGGGCAAGACATGATGTCGCTTGCCGAAAGACTGCCAACTATATGTCAAAAAACCCTAAAGTCAGCACAAAGTCTAGAAACAAAGTTGATCTATCAGATAAAAGGTTGTCAAAGATTGGTCAAGAAGTTGTTTTATCCAGTAGAGCTTCAAATACTTCGAAGAAGATGGGGGTTGGCCCGAAGTCGAAAGCTGCCAAGAAAAAGTTGG CTGTACCGCGGAAACATAGTGTTGAAGATGAACTAAGCTCCCAGGCTAAAGCTGGTTTGAGAATGTTGTTTGCACTTGACGAACAAAGAGTGGCTGAAGCATTTACTTCCGACTTTCCTAATTTTGTgaaaatcatgaagatgttcAATGTTAGTGGATCATACACTTTG AAAATTCCATATCAATTCTCTGCTGCACATCTTCCTGCCGATAAAACAGAAGTTACCCTTCGCAATTCAAGAGGCGAATGTTGGACTGTGAACTCCGTTCCAGATGCTAATGGGAGAACAATTCACACCTTTTGTGGAGGATGGATGGCGTTTGTTCGTGATAATGACATAAATTTTGGCGACACATGCATCTTTGAGTTGGTTTCTCATTATGTGATGCAGGTTTATATATCTGGGGTTGGAAAGGAAGGTCTTGACCATCAAAATGGGCATGTGAAACTTATCACTAACTAG
- the LOC131594173 gene encoding probable E3 ubiquitin-protein ligase RHC1A isoform X1, whose protein sequence is MSSSRDTHWCYNCMKSVRLGRRRAVCSGCDGGFVQDLDDMVHGSPPDFHGVDSDEEFGQRYGLMAENIRARSDSVPENGPRFTTPLLIYGGQIPSRFSRQGGIEALLNGTPGVGVTRDNSGDYFIGPGVTELFEQLSANDQRGPPPASRSSIAAIPTVKIASKHLQSDPSCPVCQDDFELGSEAKQMPCKHMFHSDCIVPWLVQHNTCPVCRQELPPQGSSGHRSSSRNGGRRRNPFSFLWPFGSSNSRSNNRAME, encoded by the coding sequence ATGTCGAGTAGTAGGGATACTCATTGGTGTTATAATTGCATGAAGTCGGTTCGATTGGGACGACGACGTGCGGTTTGCTCTGGTTGTGACGGGGGATTTGTTCAAGATCTCGATGATATGGTTCATGGTAGCCCTCCAGACTTTCATGGAGTGGACAGCGATGAAGAATTTGGACAAAGGTATGGACTCATGGCTGAAAATATCAGGGCACGATCGGATTCAGTTCCCGAAAACGGTCCAAGGTTTACTACTCCTTTGTTAATCTATGGTGGCCAAATTCCATCCAGGTTTTCTAGACAAGGCGGCATTGAAGCTCTCTTAAACGGGACTCCAGGAGTTGGTGTGACAAGAGATAACTCGGGTGACTATTTTATAGGTCCTGGAGTTACAGAACTGTTTGAACAGCTTTCGGCTAATGACCAGCGAGGTCCCCCTCCTGCATCGCGGTCTTCCATAGCTGCAATACCTACTGTTAAGATTGCGTCAAAGCATCTTCAGTCGGATCCATCATGTCCGGTATGCCAAGATGACTTTGAGCTGGGGTCCGAAGCAAAACAAATGCCGTGTAAGCATATGTTTCATTCAGATTGTATTGTCCCGTGGTTGGTTCAGCATAATACCTGCCCTGTTTGCCGTCAAGAATTGCCACCACAAGGATCAAGCGGTCACCGTAGCTCAAGTAGAAATGGTGGAAGAAGGAGAAATCCTTTTTCCTTTTTGTGGCCTTTTGGCTCTTCTAATTCTAGAAGTAACAATAGAGCAATGGAATGA
- the LOC131596550 gene encoding protein TUNICAMYCIN INDUCED 1, whose translation MITLRLQLPLFIFLLQFASFSNASSSPHSNLTHIFQDILKAISAKQKWDLNDVTIFNFDVAKIRFGTSQNYEFRIGSGKNNFTVKFSDQVASWNNKFTAPKPDLDSLVNHLSSVVFLDDVKLEGPFELRVDELHQLSLSLPMNVSHTGLKHVIVGEGITVEVRKAREISFYYRSDLDLQMNGSVVSSKGKSEFWPFLQSTCAPLIPLHVKGSASLVAYRTRNPNAHIETTLISEDTVELLPEKCYHGSMFRKRACLVASSNLRLSLLEKILRSLLGQKILEDRFSGLIKANIKASAAVKFPLELERDVGDNVTLSTLPDWRTRPSVERVWFEILARVEENRLKPLSIKKVKPFIESKSVSWANLMSNMSYTKLRPVLLPPEALTLDVKW comes from the exons ATGATAACTCTTCGTCTTCAACTTCCTCTATTCATCTTCCTTCTTCAATTCGCTTCTTTTTCAAACGCTTCTTCATCTCCTCATTCCAATCTCACACACATTTTCCag GATATTTTGAAGGCAATTTCAGCGAAACAAAAATGGGATTTAAACGATGTAACGATTTTCAACTTCGATGTTGCCAAAATTAGGTTTGGAACTTCCCAAAACTACGAATTCCGAATTGGTTCCGGTAAGAATAACTTCACCGTCAAATTCTCCGATCAAGTTGCGTCTTGGAATAACAAGTTCACTGCACCCAAACCGGATTTAGATTCGCTTGTCAATCATCTCAGTTCTGTTGTTTTTCTTGATGATGTTAAATTGGAAGGTCCCTTTGAGTTAAGGGTTGATGAACTTCATCAACTGTCGCTCTCTTTGCCT ATGAATGTTTCACATACTGGTTTGAAACATGTAATAGTTGGTGAAGGTATTACGGTCGAAGTAAGAAAAGCACGGGAAATCTCTTTTTATTATCGGTCGGATCTTGATTTGCAAATGAATGGAAGTGTTGTATCTAGCAAAGGGAAGAGTGAGTTCTGGCCCTTTTTGCAATCTACATGCGCGCCTCTAATTCCCTTACACGTAAAAGGTTCCGCATCATTGGTCGCTTATAGAACTCGGAATCCTAATGCTCATATAGAAACTACATTGATTTCTGAGGACACCGTTGAGCTGCTTCCAGAAAAATGTTACCATGGCTCTATGTTTAGAAAGCGAGCATGCTTGGTTGCTTCCTCAAATTTGAGATTAAGTTTGTTAGAGAAAATTTTAAGAAGTCTTCTTGGTCAAAAGATCCTTGAAGATCGATTTTCTGGCCTTATCAAAGCAAATATCAAAGCATCCGCTGCTGTAAAGTTCCCCCTAGAATTGGAAAGAGACGTAGGAGATAACGTCACTCTTAGTACATTGCCAGATTGGAGAACAAGGCCAAGTGTCGAAAGGGTCTGGTTTGAGATATTGGCCAGAGTTGAAGAAAACAGGCTCAAACCTCTTTCAATCAAGAAAGTTAAACCTTTTATTGAATCTAAGTCAGTTTCTTGGGCTAATTTAATGTCTAATATGTCGTATACAAAGTTGCGGCCAGTTCTTCTTCCTCCAGAAGCTCTTACACTGGATGTGAAATGGTAG